From a region of the Pongo abelii isolate AG06213 chromosome 9, NHGRI_mPonAbe1-v2.0_pri, whole genome shotgun sequence genome:
- the LOC100438894 gene encoding LOW QUALITY PROTEIN: interferon-induced very large GTPase 1-like (The sequence of the model RefSeq protein was modified relative to this genomic sequence to represent the inferred CDS: inserted 1 base in 1 codon; deleted 2 bases in 2 codons; substituted 5 bases at 5 genomic stop codons): MATGEHTPDNPLLRDKRRQDLQEMLREVGLDVEYWLPKLQEHLGVTCAQALQHLDKNNLKKLKSQTQHPWEKRALAKLLNRSHSKSLSALQESQVERAKRKQKQAEQALQELRDLLTEGKKRQEEAVRTREAELRQAMDIPEEYWPSPXEPLREVMENLQRQLNLMEWTLCHRQNLPDRDVVRWASGSLALQGIYKASHQRGLTEKREELLSVPKEFLLSGPQQGTQMKTKEFTSPQAEFMFTQMVEKLGFSLTTSAKDRNWGFSLEAGLDHSKHPESKETQQSSSEHSYFCSTKFSYIPLASCHFPTDQLQLSKPAVQELKCIEDLLSQTTNPDRFSLLRHRIVNFFHRFGSHVNQGPLHLGGIYWWKAISEGYCTEQLAEVRQQSAEALDIFIRDSYSGFGVKVAAGVNVSDSHSKTATQTKTSQNFQTKVQLSVAQTGGPPEADGLVQWKAGLIASNQTWCVIDRRLQLVPVWDIILSSHRRNFKDPLQVANFLKDSYTTLTSITAQIQDGEELLSAGKEARVFLEDVKSWEVSDPEEQLKKLINFMKMLSQKLKSYDTWINICLTDWSLQNFLVNTVNFCKKSSIYKTKCIKSHLRSLLDPHICRVTNFPQAHFIMQWIFQPDSEQEQVNIYQFSQLIEILKETQNDLITGDSVKVKSESPETVEEAQRKSTYKVSLALSCFLNYLQKTEQTDTQLLLLSIAAAAGYHVINNTFQSLLGCDELSFLLDEMQTAQNKYQELKNIWSYRAQAFLVLTGLTATVGDTAISSEEKTQHMSLMRHHMGQSLSKEVAHVLTKLGADHNWENLEKDLRLLINGDYEEVTISSLQMEEVSKQSLFYGKKQPHEPHDNENNKWEMIKNGAFLDLLQRLGLEHYYPKKLSKVDFHLIYKTSVYNTQPSSEQELPFYFLQKLLMMDYELRYLVFKDDRNTEHQVHPNASDQEDEAFDPYENFFEDSDSPTKSSSTKPSPHIHPMDIQMTIFHCADNFARQYISAKLSTCQFALPLLVPNPCTSQIEFSLWSLRQITRSWQEARKSPKGKNHYKNQQMCCVSTSIVSFVRVGNGLSASKSQIMNCLLSKWKHDVFFHRHCRGSRKDCLLMAGVVEIYWFCPGGEDKDRFDNCVTFTNLHGHAKEHKQQLSFLKVVSTVIVVLTSASDDNEGNRKIVCNLWQSLKPLICLLDDKEATMTNISGQRMRMGIKNRNEAELTEELTTTIRHLLELSDTALSLEDCSQIAHQQGFLIDEDQRDCKEAKEKAQALMAFLGKMKLSQNKEKLLPLQGQLWHHXCKKDKELYHLREKGNQSIEQHKSEIETDKQIIRHEQLARALPLNDLMQSVLQFLQEHPEIHTKLYFLQWLSVFLDSLTAGHLEXLHEKQKYWWSLVQTVKQKAPNSNSLICLQSEIEAISTEISDCTLGIEQLLREVGQIYEALEEASSIKKIFFSLPQIAADLMISGVPIELMDGDAAYVPLTQVAAIFDKVSEKLGDKRLFVLSILGLQSSGKSTLLNALFGLWFTVSAGKCTQEAYMQLLKVEETFTEELGFDFVFAVDTEGLRAPEHSNKSQDRDNELATFVIGLANLTLINIFGENPSEMQDILQIVVQAFLRMKQVKIFPSCLFVHQNVGEATATDQTMDGRRRLEKKLDEMAAISAEQEQCLDVTCFNDVIRFDVNTHVCYFAHLWDGNPPMAPPNPRYSHNVQQLKSRILMTATQESRGNIMKISDVKSRVQDLWRGLINENFIFSFRNTQEVMAMNKLETMYNHWTWELRSHVLGLQNQLINQIQNGKIQTLEVSTFEVLVTEKSEVVKQELEKYFNEDPCSKILIQWKANFENKLIVLKEKLISDSKRQANELISFKNKSQERLNKKKTDYEKELLEKSRKLALTVKGKELSEEELHEKFNQLWKNWVCDVSATLPQVTEPDTDLNSENILWEYFKNKTNVVGILTRNSAEKFQINYDKHIKVNKKHNRIPMTLTVFEKEFINMTTDYIVSRFNKIINNMXKQQCGYNPNYFHEILKTIEEEVKSASTQKRYTFTNTFIIDLCVCLFQRARENFKEMHMAFKRANDPVNYLESKKDDFFISFKISCQGATSIKTFVDVLWYKLTPAISTTIWEDMTIKIAVNMRATCPAFNGNRTNLEKHILISLAEEENFDNYWEYLHNSESFFRSYIKNHIKRYCSDNXGEKMKTSFEKSLIDIQNTILSDIHESTSVVXDKSSTASGWLDLFCDCLGCNLIFPRRDLISIEHQEIKHTEFLKEAISAALDLTMKKIEQHYSSKPIEAMVSKIEKMLSEHLCGCWKQCPSCGAICTNTIPTHEGDHSVPFHRPQAVNREEWYETDDFVIDCCTSLVASDCLLVLRDGRNFPFKNYRQAGGDYAMWSITPDTSIQLYWKWFVSHFRSNLEEKYQKKFAGKGKIPNAWAKITKQDVLEDLKKQ, encoded by the exons ATGGCCACAGGAGAGCACACCCCTGATAACCCTCTGCTCAGAGACAAAAGGAGGCAAGACCTCCAAGAGATGCTGAGAGAAGTGGGCCTGGATGTTGAGTACTGGTTACCCAAGCTGCAGGAACACCTGGGTGTGACCTGTGCCCAGGCCTTACAACACCTAGACAAAAACAACCTCAAGAAGCTGAAATCCCAGACACAACATCCATGGGAGAAAAGAGCCCTGGCGAAGCTGCTTAACCGGTCACACTCAAAAAGTCTTTCAGCGTTACAGGAGTCTCAGGTGGAAAGGGCAAAGAGAAAGCAGAAGCAGGCAGAACAGGCACTGCAGGAGCTGAGGGACTtgctgacagaagggaagaagagaCAGGAAGAGGCAGTGAGGACAAGAGAAGCAGAGCTGAGGCAAGCGATGGACATCCCTGAAGAGTACTGGCCATCCCCTTAAGAGCCTCTAAGGGAAGTCATGGAAAACCTGCAGAGACAACTCAACCTCATGGAGTGGACACTGTGCCACAGGCAAAACCTTCCAGATAGAGATGTGGTGAGATGGGCATCTGGAAGCCTGGCCCTCCAGGGAATTTACAAAGCCAGCCACCAAAGGGGCCtgacagagaagagagaggagttGCTCAGTGTCCCCAAAGAGTTCTTACTTTCAGGTCCTCAGCAAGgaacacaaatgaaaacaaaggaatTCACATCTCCTCAGGCTGAATTCATGTTTACCCAGATGGTAGAGAAGCTGGGCTTTAGTTTAACTACTTCGGCCAAGGACAGAAATTGGGGGTTTAGTCTAGAAGCTGGTTTGGATCACAGCAAACATCCAGAATCCAAGGAAACCCAACAATCAAGTTCTGAGCATTCTTATTTCTGCTCAACCAAGTTCAGCTACATCCCCCTGGCCTCCTGCCACTTTCCCACTGATCAGCTCCAGTTATCCAAGCCTGCTGTCCAGGAATTGAAATGCATTGAAGACCTTCTGAGTCAGACAACAAACCCAGACAGATTCTCCTTGCTGAGGCACAGGATCGTAAACTTCTTCCACAGGTTTGGCTCTCATGTTAACCAAGGCCCTCTGCACCTGGGAGGAATCTACTGGTGGAAAGCCATTTCAGAGGGTTATTGCACGGAGCAGTTGGCAGAAGTGAGGCAGCAGTCTGCAGAGGCCCTGGACATTTTCATAAGGGACAGCTACAGTGGCTTTGGAGTGAAAGTTGCTGCAGGTGTGAATGTTTCAGACTCTCATTCGAAGACAGCCACTCAGACCAAAACTTCCCAAAACTTCCAAACCAAGGTCCAATTATCTGTGGCCCAAACAGGTggcccaccagaagcagatgGCCTTGTCCAGTGGAAAGCTGGCCTCATTGCCAGCAATCAAACCTGGTGTGTCATTGACCGCAGGCTTCAGTTGGTGCCAGTTTGGGACATTATCCTCTCTAGCCACAGAAGAAATTTTAAGGATCCTCTTCAGGTGGCTAACTTCCTGAAAGACAGCTACACTACTCTGACTAGCATCACTGCCCAGATCCAGGATGGGGAAGAGTTACTGAGTGCTGGGAAGGAGGCCAGGGTTTTTCTAGAGGATGTAAAATCTTGGGAGGTATCTGATCCTGAGGAGCAActtaaaaaactgataaatttcaTGAAAATGTTGAGTCAAAAACTAAAAAGTTATGACACTTGGATTAATATATGTCTCACAGATTGGAGTCTGCAGAATTTTCTAGTAAACACTGTCAACTTTTGCAAAAAGTCTTCCATTTATAAAACTAAATGTATTAAATCTCATTTGCGCAGCCTTCTGGATCCTCACATTTGCAGAGTGACAAACTTTCCTCAGGCTCACTTCATCATGCAGTGGATCTTCCAGCCAGATTCAGAGCAAGAGCAGGTGAATATTTACCAATTTTCTCAATTAATTGAGATCTTAAAAGAAACCCAGAATGACCTCATT ACTGGGGACTCAGTAAAGGTCAAATCTGAGTCCCCAGAAACAGTGGAGGAAGCTCAAAGAAAGTCCACTTATAAGGTCAGCTTGGCTCTCAGCTGCTTCTTGAATTATCTCCAAAAAACAGAGCAGACAGACACACAACTCTTGCTACTTTCCATTGCAGCTGCTGCAGGATATCATGTGATAAACAATACTTTTCAGAGTCTCTTGGGGTGTGATGAGTTAAGCTTCCTACTGGATGAAATGCAA ACCGCCCAAAATAAATACCAGGAGCTTAAGAATATTTGGAGCTATAGGGCTCAGGCATTCCTGGTTCTCACAGGTCTGACAGCCACAGTTGGAGACACAGCTATTTCTTCAGAAGAGAAAACACAACACATGTCATTAATGAGACATCACATGGGACAATCATTGTCCAAAGAAGTTGCACATGTCCTCACCAAACTTGGAGCAGATCACAATTgggaaaacctagagaaagacTTGAGATTGCTCATTAATGGGGATTATGAAGAAGTCACCATCTCTTCTTTGCAAATGGAAGAGGTGAGCAAGCAAAGTCTCTTCTATGGAAAGAAACAGCCCCATGAACCACATGACAATGAAAATAACAAATGGGAGATGATAAAAAATGGAGCCTTCCTAGACTTACTCCAGCGTCTAGGTCTAGAACATTACTACCCCAAAAAATTGAGCAAAGTTGATTTCCATCTGATCTATAAGACTTCTGTGTACAACACCCAGCCTAGCTCTGAACAGGAGCTTCCCTTCTATTTCCTGCAGAAACTACTGATGATGGATTATGAGCTGAGATACCTAGTCTTCAAAGATGACAGAAACACAGAACACCAAGTACATCCAAATGCTTCAGATCAGGAAGATGAGGCTTTTGATCCATATGAAAACTTTTTTGAAGACAGTGATAGTCCCACTAAATCTTCATCCACTAAGCCTAGCCCCCACATTCACCCAATGGATATTCAGATGACAATTTTTCACTGTGCAGATAATTTTGCCAGACAATATATTTCGGCTAAACTTTCCACTTGTCAGTTTGCCCTCCCCCTTTTGGTGCCTAATCCCTGTACTTCTCAGATTGAATTCTCTCTCTGGTCTCTCCGTCAAATTACAAGAAGTTGGCAGGAAGCAAGGAAATCACCAAAAGGGAAGAACCATTATAAGAATCAGCAGATGTGTTGTGTCTCTACCTCAATTGTGTCCTTCGTAAGAGTTGGAAATGGCCTCTCTGCTTCTAAATCTCAGATTATGAACTGTCTTCTCAGTAAATGGAAACATGATGTGTTTTTTCACCGACACTgcagaggaagcaggaaagattGCCTCTTGATGGCGGGTGTTGTAGAAATCTATTGGTTCTGTCCAGGAGGGGAAGATAAGGACAGATTTGACAACTGTGTGACCTTCACCAATCTTCATGGACATGCAAAAGAACATAAGCAGCAGCTCAGCTTCCTGAAGGTGGTGTCTACTGTCATTGTGGTCCTCACGTCAGCCTCCGATGACAATGAAGGAAACCGAAAAATTGTCTGTAACTTGTGGCAGTCATTGAAGCCATTGATCTGCTTGCTCGATGACAAAGAAGCAACCATGACCAATATTTCTGGCCAAAGAATGAGAATGGGTATCAAGAATAGAAATGAGGCAGAATTAACAGAGGAACTCACAACTACAATCAGACATTTGCTAGAACTCTCAGATACTGCTCTCAGCTTGGAGGACTGTTCCCAGATTGCTCACCAGCAAGGATTTCTTATTGATGAAGACCAGAGAGACTGCAAGGAAGCCAAAGAAAAGGCACAGGCTCTAATGGCCTTCCTGGGGAAAATGAAATTATCTCAGAATAAGGAAAAATTACTACCCCTTCAGGGACAACTGTGGCACCATTAGTGTAAGAAGGATAAAGAACTCTATCATCTTAGAGAAAAGGGAAATCAGAGCATTGAACAACACAAGAGTGAGATTGAGACAGATAAACAAATAATACGGCATGAACAGTTGGCCAGAGCCCTTCCTCTCAATGATTTAATGCAATCTGTCCTTCAGTTTCTCCAAGAGCATCCAGAAATTCACACCAAACTGTACTTCTTGCAGTGGCTGAGTGTATTTTTGGACAGCCTGACTGCAGGACACTTGGAATAACTGCATGAGAAGCAAAAATATTGGTGGTCACTGGTTCAAACAGTAAAGCAAAAGGCACCTAATAGTAACTCCCTGATATGCCTGCAAAGTGAGATAGAAGCCATTTCCACAGAGATTAGTGACTGTACTTTGGGAATTGAGCAACTTCTCAGAGAAGTTGGTCAGATTTATGAAGCTCTGGAAGAAGCTTCCTccataaaaaagatttttttctcgcTTCCCCAAATTGCTGCAGACCTGATGATATCTGGTGTTCCCATTGAGCTGATGGATGGGGATGCAGCATATGTGCCTCTAACACAGGTGGCAGCTATTTTTGACAAGGTCTCTGAGAAACTTGGAGACAAACGGCTATTTGTTCTTTCTATCCTTGGCTTGCAGAGCTCAGGGAAATCTACCCTGCTGAATGCCCTTTTTGGGCTTTGGTTCACTGTTAGTGCAGGCAAATGTACCCAAGAGGCCTACATGCAGCTCCTCAAGGTGGAGGAGACATTCACGGAGGAACTTGGCTTTGATTTTGTGTTTGCTGTGGACACAGAAGGACTTCGGGCACCAGAACACAGCAACAAATCCCAAGATAGGGACAATGAGTTGGCAACCTTTGTCATTGGACTTGCAAACTTGACTCTGATCAATATTTTTGGGGAGAATCCATCAGAGATGCAAGATATCCTACAAATAGTTGTCCAAGCCTTTCTGAGAATGAAACAAGTAAAAATCTTTCCAAGTTGCCTCTTTGTCCATCAGAATGTGGGGGAAGCTACAGCTACGGACCAAACTATGGATGGACGAAGACGGCTAGAGAAGAAACTAGATGAAATGGCAGCAATATCTGCTGAACAAGAACAGTGCTTAGACGTGACCTGCTTCAATGATGTCATTAGGTTTGATGTCAATACTCACGTCTGCTACTTTGCTCACCTCTGGGATGGCAACCCCCCAATGGCCCCTCCCAATCCTCGCTACAGCCACAATGTACAGCAACTGAAAAGTAGAATTCTTATGACTGCCACACAGGAATCCAGGGGAAACATCATGAAGATATCAGATGTAAAATCCCGAGTTCAAGATTTGTGGAGAGGCTTGATAAATGAGaactttattttcagtttcagGAACACCCAAGAAGTCATGGCCATGAACAAACTGGAAACCATGTATAACCACTGGACCTGGGAGCTGAGGAGTCACGTGCTGGGCTTGCAGAACCAGCTGATCAACCAGATTCAGAATGGAAAAATCCAGACACTTGAAGTGAGCACATTTGAGGTTCTAGTTACAGAAAAATCTGAAGTTGTCAAGCaagaacttgaaaaatattttaatgaagacCCATGTAGCAAAATACTGATTCAATGGAAAGCAAACTTTGAAAATAAGCTAATAGTCCTTAAAGAAAAGCTTATTTCAGATAGCAAAAGACAAGCCAATGAACTcattagttttaaaaacaaaagtcaagAAAGGctgaataagaaaaagacagattATGAAAAAGAATTATTGGAAAAAAGCCGGAAGTTGGCTTTAACTGTAAAGGGCAAAGAATTGAGTGAGGAAGAGTTACATGAGAAATTCAATCAACTTTGGAAAAACTGGGTCTGTGATGTATCTGCAACTCTGCCACAAGTCACAGAGCCTGACACTGATTTGAATTCTGAAAACATCCTTTGGGAGTATTTCAAAAACAAGACGAATGTTGTGGGCATACTGACGAGAAATTCTGCAGAGAAGTTTCAAATCAATTATGATAAACATATCAAAGTGAATAAGAAACATAACCGTATCCCAATGACATTAACAGTCTTTGAGAAAGAGTTCATTAATATGACTACTGACTACATTGTTtcaagatttaataaaattattaacaacATGTAGAAGCAACAGTGTGGTTACAATCCAAATTATTTCCATGAGATTCTAAAGACAATAGAAGAGGAAGTGAAATCTGCATCTACTCAGAAAAGATACACATTTACAAACACATTTATCATTGacttatgtgtgtgtttatttcaaAGAGCAAGAGAGAATTTTAAGGAAATGCACATGGCATTCAAGAGAGCAAATGATCCTGTAAACTACCTAGAAAGTAAGAAAGATGATTTCTTCATCAGTTTTAAGATCTCCTGTCAAGGAGCAACCTCCATCAAAACATTTGTTGATGTTCTGTGGTATAAGCTCACTCCTGCAATCTCCACTACTATATGGGAGGACATGACCATTAAAATTGCGGTGAACATGCGAGCTACCTGCCCTGCATTCAATGGAAACAGGACTAACCTGGAGAAACACATTCTCATCTCCCTGGCAGAAGAAGAAAACTTTGATAATTACTGGGAATACCTTCATAATTCAGAATCGTTTTTTAGGAGTTACATCAAAAATCATATTAAAAGATATTGTTCAGACAATTGAGGTGAAAAAATGaagacttcttttgaaaaaagCTTAATTGATATCCAGAATACCATCCTCTCTGACATCCATGAATCCACATCAGTAG AAGATAAAAGCAGCACTGCTTCTGGGTGGTTGGATTTATTCTGTGATTGCCTGGGGTGCAACTTGATCTTTCCACGAAGGGACTTGATAAGCATTGAACACCAGGAGATAAAACATACTGAATTTCTTAAAGAAGCCATAAGTGCAGCTTTGGATCTcacaatgaagaaaatagaacagcATTATTCAAGTAAGCCTATAGAAGCAATGGTttctaaaattgagaaaatgctcTCTGAACATCTCTGTGGCTGCTGGAAACAGTGTCCCAGCTGTGGAGCAATTTGTACAAACACAATTCCTACACATGAAGGAGACCATAGTGTTCCCTTCCACCGTCCTCAGGCTGTCAATCGGGAGGAATGGTATGAAACAGATGATTTTGTCATTGATTGCTGTACTAGTTTGGTTGCAAGTGATTGTTTGTTGGTTTTGAGGGATGGCAGGAATTTCCCATTTAAGAACTATCGACAAGCAGGAGGGGATTATGCCATGTGGAGCATCACCCCGGATACCTCCATCCAGCTATACTGGAAATGGTTTGTCTCTCATTTCAGATCaaatctagaagaaaaatatcagaaaaaatttGCAGGTAAAGGTAAAATCCCTAATGCATGGGCCAAAATCACAAAGCAAGACGTGCTTGAAGACTTGAAAAAACAATAA